A genomic region of Aspergillus oryzae RIB40 DNA, chromosome 1 contains the following coding sequences:
- a CDS encoding putative SNF2 family helicase/ATPase (chromatin remodeling complex WSTF-ISWI, small subunit), whose product MAPSLAPNSETPSQADTPMTDANDEPVTSVPVDDAQMGDSDTNPNTTASSVAGDTVPVDGRRKRSEAFHLRKSILGKKHGRLDESKEDDSIRRFRYLLGLTDLFRHFIETNPNPRIKEIMAEIDRQNDEDEAKAKKKGSSRSGGAGGDRRRRTEQEEDAELLKDEKSGGETGTVFRESPPFVHGEMRDYQIAGLNWLVSLHENGISGILADEMGLGKTLQTISFLGYLRHVCDITGPHLVAVPKSTLDNWKREFHKWTPDVNVLVLQGDKEERHKLINERLLDEDFDVCITSYEMVLREKSHLKKFAWEYIIIDEAHRIKNEESSLAQIIRVFHSRNRLLITGTPLQNNLHELWALLNFLLPDVFGDSEAFDQWFSNQESDQDTVVQQLHRVLRPFLLRRVKSDVEKSLLPKKEVNLYVPMSEMQVKWYQKILEKDIDAVNGAAGKRESKTRLLNIVMQLRKCCNHPYLFEGAEPGPPYTTDEHLVYNAGKMSILDKLLARMQKQGSRVLIFSQMSRVLDILEDYCVFREYNYCRIDGTTAHEDRIAAIDEYNKPGSDKFVFLLTTRAGGLGINLTTADIVVLYDSDWNPQADLQAMDRAHRIGQTKQVVVFRFVTENAIEEKVLERAAQKLRLDQLVIQQGRAQQQTKNAASKEELLGMIQHGAANVFSNDNSTAPFNADKQISDDDIDAILRKGEERTAELSKKYEKLGIDDLQKFSSESAYEWNGKDFTDRKKDIGLNWINPAKRERKEQFYSIDKYYRQALATGGRTADPKPKVPRAPKQIAVHDWQFFPPGLQELQEKETAYFHKEIGYKVPLPDGPEEELSEREAERDLEQQEIDNAVPLTEEEQAQKAEMSEEGFSTWNRRDFQQFVNGSAKFGRTDYVGIATEVDSKEPDEVEEYAKVFWKRYTEIQDYPKYLRVIEQGEEKLRKMNHQRKMLRKKMEMYRVPLQQLKINYTVSTTNKKVYTEEEDRFLLVMLDKYGVDGEGLYEKIRDEIRESPLFRFDWFFLSRTPVEIGRRCTTLLNTVAKEFEVADEKANGESGKGRGRDRDDEDAENDDDGAPAKKKNKGGAVNKQVKAVKGNSKANSTSTSRAASVSSNTASKAKSRKK is encoded by the exons ATGGCGCCTTCGCTCGCCCCCAATTCGGAAACACCTTCTCAAGCAGATACTCCTATGACAGATGCAAATGATGAACCTGTCACGTCAGTACCCGTAGATGACGCGCAAATGGGG GATTCGGATACAAACCCTAACACCACAGCAAGCAGTGTTGCAGGCGACACAGTTCCTGTCGATGGCCGAAGGAAGCGATCTGAGGCATTTCATTTAAGGAAGAGCATCCTAGGTAAAAAGCATGGTCGTCTGGACGAGTCAAAG GAAGATGATTCGATTCGGAGATTCCGCTACCTCCTCGGGCTTACCGACTTGTTTCGCCATTTCATTgaaaccaaccccaacccacGGATCAAAGAAATAATGGCCGAGATAGACCGGCAAAatgatgaggacgaggcaaaagccaagaaaaaggGTTCGTCACGCTCAGGGGGTGCAGGTGGTGATAGACGTCGCAGGACGgaacaagaggaagacgCAGAGCTATTGAAGGATGAAAAGAGTGGCGGCGAGACCGGCACCGTCTTCCGTGAATCCCCGCCATTCGTTCATGGAGAAATGCGTGATTATCAAATTGCCGGATTGAACTGGCTTGTGTCTCTACATGAGAATGGTATCTCTGGTATCCTTGCCGATGAAATGGGTCTAGGCAAAACCCTTCAAaccatttctttcctcgGTTACCTCAGACATGTCTGCGATATTACAGGACCTCACCTGGTTGCCGTGCCGAAATCCACACTCGACAATTGGAAGCGCGAATTCCACAAATGGACACCCGACGTTaatgttcttgttcttcagggAGACAAGGAGGAGCGCCATAAGTTAATAAACGAAAGACTCCTTGATGAGGATTTCGATGTGTGCATCACAAGTTACGAAATGGTTCTTCGGGAGAAGTCTCACCTTAAGAAGTTCGCTTGGGAgtacatcatcatcgatgaggcccatAGAATCAAAAACGAAGAGTCATCACTCGCACAGATCATCCGTGTGTTCCATTCTCGGAATCGGCTGCTGATTACCGGTACCCCTCTCCAAAACAACCTCCATGAACTTTGGGCCCTTCTAAACTTCCTTTTGCCGGATGTTTTCGGTGATTCGGAGGCATTCGATCAATGGTTTTCAAACCAAGAATCTGACCAGGACACCGTTGTCCAGCAACTTCACCGAGTACTACGACCCTTCCTACTCCGTCGTGTTAAGAGCGACGTAGAGAAGAGCTTGCTTCCCAAGAAGGAGGTCAATCTATATGTACCCATGTCAGAAATGCAGGTGAAGTGGTACCAGAAGATTCTTGAGAAGGATATCGACGCTGTCAACGGTGCTGCTGGAAAGCGCGAATCTAAGACCCGTCTTTTGAACATTGTCATGCAACTTCGCAAATGTTGTAATCACCCATACCTGTTTGAAGGAGCTGAGCCAGGTCCTCCTTATACAACAGATGAGCACCTTGTGTACAACGCCGGCAAGATGTCAATCTTAGACAAGCTCTTGGCACGTATGCAGAAACAGGGAAGCCGCGTTCTTATCTTCTCCCAAATGAGTCGTGTGCTCGATATTTTGGAAGATTACTGTGTTTTTAGAGAGTACAATTATTGCCGTATCGATGGCACGACAGCTCATGAGGATAGAATCGCCGCAATTGACGAGTACAACAAGCCAGGATCGGATAAGTTTGTCTTCTTGCTTACGACTAGGGCAGGAGGTCTCGGTATTAACTTGACGACTGCGGATATCGTTGTCCTCTACGACAGTGATTGGAACCCTCAGGCTGATCTACAGGCCATGGACCGTGCTCATCGTATTGGTCAGACGAAGCAAGTGGTTGTATTCAGATTTGTCACAGAGAATGCGATTGAGGAGAAGGTCTTGGAACGTGCAGCCCAGAAGCTGCGGCTAGACCAGCTTGTTATTCAACAAGGCCGTGCTCAACAACAGACCAAGAACGCCGCGTCAAAGGAGGAACTGCTTGGCATGATTCAGCACGGAGCTGCGAATGTTTTCAGCAATGATAACTCGACTGCACCTTTCAATGCCGACAAACAAATTTCTGATGACGATATTGATGCGATTTTACGCAAGGGTGAGGAGCGAACTGCAGAATTGAGCAAGAAGTATGAGAAACTGGGTATCGATGATTTGCAAAAGTTTAGCTCCGAGAGTGCATATGAATGGAACGGAAAGGACTTCACAGATCGCAAGAAGGACATCGGCCTCAATTGGATCAATCCCGCAAAACGCGAACGGAAAGAGCAGTTCTACTCTATTGACAAGTACTATCGCCAAGCGCTAGCTACTGGTGGAAGAACGGCCGATCCCAAACCGAAGGTCCCTCGGGCACCTAAGCAAATTGCTGTTCATGACTGGCAGTTCTTCCCTCCGGGACTCCAAGAACTCCAGGAGAAAGAGACCGCCTACTTCCACAAAGAGATCGGCTATAAGGTCCCGCTCCCTGATGGGCCTGAAGAGGAACTTAGTGAGCGTGAAGCCGAGCGCGATCTGGAGCAACAAGAAATTGACAATGCGGTGCCATTgacggaagaagagcaggCGCAGAAGGCTGAGATGTCAGAAGAAGGCTTTTCGACCTGGAATCGCCGTGATTTCCAGCAGTTTGTCAATGGCTCTGCCAAATTCGGGCGCACTGATTATGTTGGGATCGCCACTGAAGTGGACAGCAAGGAACcagatgaagttgaagaataCGCCAAAGTGTTTTGGAAACGGTACACCGAGATCCAAGACTACCCTAAATATCTCCGCGTTATTGAGCAGGGAGAGGAGAAGCTACGCAAGATGAACCATCAGCGTAAAATGCTTcgcaagaagatggagatgtacCGCGTTCCTCTTCAGCAACTCAAGATCAACTACACGGTGTCTACCACCAATAAGAAGGTGTAtaccgaagaagaggatcgaTTTTTACTGGTGATGCTCGATAAGTATGGAGTCGATGGTGAGGGACTGTACGAGAAAATCCGCGACGAAATTCGCGAGTCCCCACTCTTCCGGTTCGACTGGTTCTTCCTTAGCCGAACACCCGTGGAAATCGGACGCCGTTGTACTACATTATTGAATACTGTTGCAAAGGAGTTTGAGGTTGCGGATGAGAAAGCCAATGGCGAGTCTGGCAAGGGCCGTGGACGTGATCgagacgacgaggatgctgaaaatgacgatgatggaGCACCTGctaaaaagaagaataagggCGGCGCAGTG AACAAGCAGGTCAAGGCTGTTAAAGGCAACAGCAAAGCCAATTCTACGTCGACGTCGCGGGCAGCTAGTGTCTCATCCAACACAGCATCAAAGGCGAAAAGTCGGAAGAAGTAA
- a CDS encoding putative AP-3 adaptor complex subunit mu (predicted protein), which translates to MAPSGRLLSALVSGTIAFTAKISGVPELLLSLTAPGGQQAIGRKLELPVFHPCVRLAKWRERPGELSFVPPDGRFILAGYEVDLLPIDPSLDQPPSHMEKLFLPAIVDIRKSLGSSGSDFEVRLILNTNFPGYSSSNRPGGRNGSGTSTPSFLGGGGNSSGPVLEDVLVTIPIPKSVRNITDMQASRGDALFSPGNNVLEWRVPTKDAGTVSGTATLRCTVAGHSTGDDDFDDEAEEVDPEANLLQGYYDPEPSTSYQAPEEGTTKRKTKKKKKKKVKKSSRAAPAIPDADQQEEIPQEPSQPQSPTPPQPSLSPQPQAQQPPTDDASRSIFHTTQRKTKAQLNATLMPNSAAVSFSVRGWLPSGIKVDSLNIDPRRSRGLGETVKPYKGVKYLCVSRKGVERRC; encoded by the coding sequence ATGGCGCCTTCAGGGCGATTACTCTCTGCCTTAGTGTCCGGCACCATCGCCTTCACAGCCAAAATATCCGGTGTTCCTGAATTACTGCTTTCCTTGACGGCTCCTGGTGGTCAGCAAGCCATTGGACGCAAGCTCGAGTTACCCGTTTTTCATCCCTGTGTACGACTGGCAAAATGGAGAGAGCGACCAGGGGAGCTGAGCTTTGTGCCCCCAGACGGGCGGTTTATTCTTGCAGGGTATGAGGTAGACCTTCTACCAATAGATCCCAGTCTCGATCAGCCTCCAAGTCATATGGAGAAGCTCTTTCTGCCCGCAATTGTAGACATTCGTAAATCTCTCGGCTCATCTGGCTCCGATTTCGAAGTCCGCTTGATCCTCAACACAAATTTCCCGGGATATTCGTCTTCAAACCGGCCTGGAGGACGAAATGGTTCCGGTACGTCGACACCGTCGTTTCTTGGAGGAGGCGGGAACTCCTCGGGTCCTGTCTTAGAAGATGTTTTGGTCACGATACCCATTCCGAAATCAGTCCGTAATATCACAGACATGCAAGCCAGCCGCGGTGATGCGCTCTTCTCCCCCGGTAACAATGTCCTTGAATGGCGAGTCCCGACCAAAGACGCTGGAACCGTCTCGGGCACCGCAACCCTCCGTTGCACCGTGGCCGGACATTCAACTGGCGACGATGACTTTGATgacgaagccgaagaagtcgatcCGGAAGCAAATCTCCTCCAGGGCTACTACGACCCCGAACCCTCAACATCCTACCAAGCCCCCGAAGAAGGGACAACAAAGCggaaaacgaagaaaaagaagaagaagaaggtcaagaagtcTTCTCGCGCCGCCCCCGCCATACCAGATGCAGACCAACAGGAGGAGATACCCCAAGAGCCATCGCAACCGCAATCTCCGACACCTCCTCAGCCCTCCCTTTCACCTCAACCACAAGCACAACAACCTCCAACAGACGACGCCTCCCGCTCAATCTTCCATACTACACAACGCAAAACCAAAGCCCAGTTGAACGCAACTCTCATGCCTAATTCTGCCGCGGTGTCATTCTCAGTCAGAGGCTGGCTACCCTCAGGAATCAAGGTGGACAGTCTGAACATCGACCCGCGACGAAGCCGTGGCTTGGGCGAGACTGTGAAGCCCTACAAGGGAGTGAAGTATTTATGTGTCAGTCGAAAAGGAGttgagagaagatgttga
- a CDS encoding RNA methyltransferase (RNA Methylase, SpoU family), which translates to MSHRSLMKPLHLYMRLSIAPSIHLNHVRRASLNSAIGRGIRKTRGFDSPSSSRSSYDSDFERSYKESRDTRSNKTEKKSQGRKWLDDDFDEDEFIRTGNFRALPREHQRFQSSKRFTNNEARGYNGREDSNRPQDKRHSRRAEPTKHHRATERVPERVKENVQVPDAIPYTTPASEFIYGTSAVEAALRCSRRHMYKLYVYQASGEELSSAKVALRKLALSKNVKVKMAFGGWDRLLDKMSAGRPHNGCVLEASPLPRLPVRGLKSVPSIKEEDFGVELGAQSREEALVNSTNDKLKIHHWDQRTRYPVVLLLDGIVDPGNLGAIIRSAYYLGVDAIIFAGRNSAPLSPVTIKASAGAAENMTLLEVSNEVDFIQRSKANGWKFYAADAPGPASKYVDTASIVEGKGTTEGEHVSTQSPCVIMMGSEGSGLSRHIKSHADSIVSIPGARLATPLGVESDPSRVDSLNVSVAAALLMEMFLRVPLAVADVPPKKTR; encoded by the coding sequence ATGTCTCATCGTTCGTTAATGAAGCCCTTGCATTTGTATATGCGCTTATCTATAGCTCCGTCTATCCACCTGAATCATGTGAGACGTGCTTCACTTAACTCGGCCATTGGTCGTGGTATCCGCAAGACCCGGGGCTTCGACAGTCCATCTTCGTCGCGAAGTTCATACGATTCTGACTTTGAACGGTCATATAAAGAAAGCAGGGACACAAGATCAAATAAaaccgaaaaaaaaagccaagGCAGAAAGTGGCTCGATGATGACTTTGACGAAGATGAATTTATCAGGACAGGAAATTTCCGCGCACTGCCTCGTGAACACCAACGCTTTCAGAGCAGTAAGAGGTTCACGAATAATGAAGCCAGGGGATACAATGGCCGTGAGGATAGCAATAGACCTCAAGACAAGCGTCATTCTCGTCGAGCAGAACCAACGAAACACCACCGTGCCACAGAGAGAGTACCAGAGCGGGTAAAAGAAAACGTGCAAGTCCCTGATGCAATCCCATACACAACACCGGCATCAGAATTCATCTATGGAACCAGCGCAGTGGAGGCTGCACTACGCTGTAGCAGACGTCACATGTACAAATTGTATGTGTATCAGGCCTCTGGTGAGGAACTAAGCTCTGCCAAGGTTGCACTACGCAAATTGGCGCTTTCGAAGAACGTCAAAGTCAAGATGGCATTCGGCGGATGGGACCGGCTTCTTGATAAGATGAGCGCCGGTCGACCTCATAATGGCTGCGTCCTTGAAGCGTCCCCTCTGCCAAGATTACCCGTGAGGGGTTTGAAAAGTGTTCCATCTATAAAAGAGGAGGATTTCGGTGTGGAACTGGGCGCTCAATCACGAGAGGAAGCATTGGTGAATAGCACGAACGACAAGCTCAAAATCCATCATTGGGACCAGAGAACAAGGTACCCTGTTGTATTATTACTCGATGGAATCGTGGATCCTGGAAACCTGGGCGCCATCATTCGCTCCGCATATTATCTTGGTGTCGATGCTATTATATTCGCTGGTCGAAACTCGGCGCCTTTATCTCCCGTGACAATCAAGGCCTCGGCTGGAGCAGCTGAAAATATGACTCTTCTCGAAGTGAGTAACGAAGTAGATTTCATCCAGCGCTCGAAAGCCAACGGATGGAAATTCTACGCGGCAGATGCCCCAGGTCCAGCTTCCAAATACGTGGACACTGCTTCTATTGTCGAGGGTAAAGGTACGACCGAAGGGGAACATGTTAGTACTCAATCGCCTTGCGTTATCATGATGGGGAGCGAGGGATCAGGATTGAGTCGTCATATTAAGTCTCATGCGGACTCTATCGTGAGCATCCCTGGAGCCAGACTTGCTACGCCCCTCGGTGTCGAGTCCGACCCTTCTAGAGTGGACAGCCTTAATGTCAGTGTGGCAGCAGCGCTGCTGATGGAAATGTTTCTACGAGTACCACTTGCGGTGGCCGATGTGCCTCCCAAAAAAACTCGGTGA
- a CDS encoding hexadecenal dehydrogenase (aldehyde dehydrogenase) — protein MVASNIPPLEFTPVEDIPGRVSTLRKTFLEHKTRDLEFRLVQLRKLYWAVKDHEQEIADASALDLGKPRFETEVAESGWLQNDLVFVTRNLHKWAKDEKAEDIDLTFKFMNPKIRKDPLGCVLVIGAFNYPFQLTLGPVIGAIAAGNTVVIKPSENAPNSAVVIQRIIEAALDPSCYTVIQGGIPETQALLAERWDKIFFTGGATVGRIIAKAAAPHLTPVVLELGGINPAIITKSANPRLVARRLLWGKLMNSGQICTSQNYLLVDKDLVPAVIEEFKKAYNEFYPQGAKASPDYSRIINEGAFRRIKSMLDNTKGKILMGGTMDEKERFIEPTLVLVDSVDDSMLTQESFGPLIPILPVDNLEQAVDIANGIQATPLGLYPFGSKADTEKILSSTRSGGVSVNDAALHIPTLPFGGVGESGHGAYRGKASFDVFVHRRPITSTPSS, from the exons ATGGTCGCTTCGAACATCCCCCCTCTCGAGTTCACTCCTGTCGAGGATATTCCGGGTCGCGTGTCTACCTTACGCAAGACTTTCCTGGAACACAAGACTCGCGACCTTGAATTTCGACTGGTCCAGCTCCGGAAGCTCTACTGGGC TGTCAAGGATCATGAACAAGAGATCGCCGATGCTTCAGCTTTAGACTTGGGTAAACCTCGTTTCGAAACCGAGGTCGCTGAGAGTGGATGGCTACAGAATGACCTCGTGTTCGTGACTCGAAACTTGCACAAGTGGGCCAAGGATGAAAAAGCTGAAGATATTGACTTAACCTTCAAGTTTATGAATCCTAAGATTCGGAAGGATCCTCTGGGTTGTGTTCTGGTTATTGG CGCTTTCAACTATCCCTTCCAATTGACACTCGGTCCGGTCATCGGCGCTATCGCAGCTGGTAATACTGTTGTGATTAAACCTAGTGAGAATGCGCCCAACTCTGCGGTTGTTATCCAGCGAATCATCGAAGCAGCTCTCGATCCGTCCTGCTATACTGTTATTCAAGGAGGTATCCCGGAGACCCAAGCTTTGCTCGCTGAGCGATGGGATAAGATCTTCTTCACTGGTGGCGCCACCGTCGGTCGTATCATCGCCAAGGCAGCTGCTCCCCATTTGACCCCCGTCGTGCTGGAGCTGGGTGGCATCAACCCGGCCATCATAACTAAGAGCGCCAACCCGAGACTCGTTGCGCGGAGACTTCTGTGGGGTAAATTGATGAATTCTGGACAAATCTGTACCTCTCAGAACTACCTGCTGGTTGACAAAGACCTTGTGCCTGCCGTGAttgaagaattcaagaaagCTTATAATGAATTCTATCCCCAGGGTGCCAAGGCATCACCAGACTATTCTCGCATCATCAATGAAGGTGCATTCCGTCGCATCAAGTCAATGCTCGACAATACCAAGGGCAAGATCTTGATGGGAGGTACAATGGACGAAAAGGAGCGCTTCATTGAGCCAACCTTGGTACTGGTGGACTCAGTTGATGATTCGATGCTGACGCAGGAGAGCTTCGGACCTTTGATTCCTATCTTGCCCGTGGACAACCTCGAGCAGGCAGTCGACATTGCCAATGGAATTCAGGCCACTCCTCTGGGTCTTTACCCGTTCGGCTCTAAGGCAGATACAGAAAAGA TTCTTTCTTCTACTCGCTCTGGTGGTGTCTCCGTCAACGACGCTGCTTTGCACATTCCCACCCTACCATTCGGTGGTGTCGGTGAAAGTGGTCACGGCGCCTACCGTGGCAAGGCCAGCTTCGACGTCTTCGTTCACCGTCGTCCCATTACTAGCACACCTA GTTCTTGA
- a CDS encoding pepsin-like aspartic protease (predicted protein): MASKIFLIENPNYCKSGIKSYVHLIRKYRLHPTKNGPYSIGRAIHQTGRPFTDKPIGGRVRFHDVMRKQTSDDQLQQVEKDDIQNDAAFFMPVSIGTPAQTFNLVLDTASVDFWVRSSELPADTLPKGEEESHTFDPEKSSTFKNIEDSPWKVTYVDGSSVSGSIGTEDITIGGVAFKTQPVQLAKTMSPMFTQFSADGVLGLAFGHINHPQQDIKALAERLNTRDDREQSAKLFTAKLGSWGDSDLKKSFCTFGSIDEDAVRYCGHDVHHTPIDNSRGYWMFESPSATVGGKPMSRSENKAVVDTDAALTLLDDQTCQAIYDSIPGAFYDSETQGFLIPSDINVDQLPVVQLAVGEKSFAMSKESLMFAEAKPGYIYGGVQSRGSLEFDVLGGTFLDGLYAIFDFGSLRFGAVQAKTKV, translated from the exons ATGGCATCTAAGATCTTCCTTATTGAGAATCCAAACTACTGCAAATCAGGGATCAAGTCCTATGTGCATCTAATACGCAAATACCGCTTGCACCCCACCAAAAATGGTCCCTATTCCATCGGTCGAGCTATCCATCAGACTGGCCGGCCCTTCACTGACAAGCCTATCGGCGGTCGAGTTCGTTTTCACGACGTGATGCGAAAACAAACCTCGGACGATCAACTCCAGCAAGTTGAGaaggatgatatccaaaaCGATGCAGCGTTCTTTATGCCCGTGAGCATCGGAACCCCGGCTCAAACTTTCAACCTAGTTTTGGATACAGCGTCTGTTGATTTTTGG GTGCGATCTAGTGAGCTCCCTGCAGATACACTACCcaagggtgaagaggagagccATACCTTTGATCCTGAAAAATCGAGCACATTCAAAAACATCGAAGATTCGCCATGGAAGGTTACCTACGTGGACGGTTCTTCAGTGTCTGGTTCCATCGGTACAGAAGACATCACCATTGGAGGAGTGGCCTTCAAGACACAACCCGTACAGCTTGCCAAAACCATGTCACCAATGTTTACACAATTCTCAGCAGATGGCGTTCTGGGGCTGGCGTTTGGGCATATTAATCATCCCCAACAGGACATCAAGGCCCTGGCCGAGCGCTTGAATACTAGAGACGACCGAGAACAATCTGCAAAACTGTTTACTGCAAAACTTGGATCTTGGGGCGACTCTGACCTAAAGAAGTCATTTTGCACATTTGGCTCcattgatgaggatgctgtGCGTTATTGTGGCCATGATGTTCATCATACGCCTATCGACAATAGTCGAGGCTATTGGATGTTTGAGTCCCCCTCTGCAACGGTTGGAGGAAAACCCATGAGTAGATCTGAGAACAAGGCTGTTGTGGATACCGACGCAGCATTGACTCTACTTGATGACCAAACGTGTCAAGCCATTTATGATTCTATCCCAGGCGCATTCTATGACAGTGAAACCCAAGGCTTTCTCATCCCATCCGACATCAATGTAGACCAGCTTCCAGTCGTCCAGTTAGCAGTTGGGGAGAAATCGTTCGCTATGTCAAAGGAGAGTTTGATGTTTGCTGAAGCCAAACCTGGCTACATATATGGCGGTGTCCAGAGTCGTGGATCGCTCGAATTTGACGTCCTTGGTGGAACATTCTTGGATGGATTATATGCG ATATTTGATTTCGGTTCTCTTCGATTTGGTGCTGTGCAGGCCAAAACAAAAGTGTAG
- a CDS encoding uncharacterized protein (predicted protein), producing MDSMRSLNTSLPSSTPRPQPPEQLLQSFKAAALSVTNLYKNAVYEQSQAKQAGYQEAIEDLLHFLDKEGLGLAGGEGSKIRQWAAERSDGTGTPSDDDEPEKQPRSTSPVATRKEQTKPEGARQPPKSTSTDESVATQQQTPLSNSQVTEANTLDKPAVFTFTAGPSFPPCQEPDVDMQSSDSSTASSQDSSPVSVSVLPRTSRQQARHNNFSRTNPRASTREPSVGAGSKRKFAVPDFFDISGLGNRDIFGGGKRGRFT from the coding sequence ATGGACTCTATGAGGTCATTGAACACATCGCTCCCTAGCTCGACTCCtcgccctcaacctcctgAGCAACTTTTACAATCGTTCAAAGCGGCCGCGCTATCCGTTACCAATCTTTATAAAAATGCAGTCTACGAGCAATCACAGGCGAAACAAGCTGGCTACCAGGAAGCAATTGAGGACCTACTGCATTTTCTAGACAAAGAAGGCCTCGGCCTtgctggtggagaaggatcgAAAATCCGACAATGGGCAGCTGAAAGGAGTGATGGAACCGGGACTCCgagcgacgatgacgagCCTGAGAAGCAACCTCGAAGCACTAGCCCCGTTGCTACACGAAAGGAACAAACCAAGCCAGAAGGCGCTCGACAGCCACCCAAGTCGACCTCGACTGATGAGTCCGTTGCTACGCAGCAACAGACCCCACTTTCCAACTCTCAAGTCACCGAGGCAAACACCCTTGATAAACCGGCAGTCTTTACTTTCACTGCTGGGCCTTCATTTCCTCCATGTCAAGAACCTGATGTAGATATGCAATCCTCCGACAGCTCGACTGCCTCATCTCAAGATAGTTCACCTGTGAGTGTATCTGTTCTGCCTCGGACCTCACGACAACAAGCCCGGCACAACAACTTTTCACGGACCAACCCTCGAGCATCCACACGGGAACCTTCCGTCGGCGCGGGCTCAAAACGAAAGTTTGCAGTTCCTGATTTTTTCGACATATCGGGGTTAGGAAATAGGGATATATTTGGGGGCGGCAAACGCGGCCGTTTCACCTAG